A portion of the Luxibacter massiliensis genome contains these proteins:
- a CDS encoding lantibiotic protection ABC transporter ATP-binding protein, whose amino-acid sequence MERTMCKQIVRHEKKGPVQNEYVLKTNKLSKTFAKTFAVKDVSISVRGNSVYGLLGPNGAGKSTLLKMITGIMNPTSGEILFKNHPWKRTDLLDIGSLIESPPLYENLTAYENLKVRALLLGIREEKCDEVLQSMDLMVSRNKKVCNFSMGMKQRLGIALALINDPELLILDEPANGLDPFGIEELREMMRIFADSGTSVIVSSHILSEVQKFADDIGILYEGSLLYQGKNDTHENLEQLFMDIIREKEVYNAADIPKSRMFKI is encoded by the coding sequence ATGGAAAGGACAATGTGTAAACAGATTGTCAGGCATGAGAAGAAAGGGCCTGTACAAAATGAGTATGTTTTAAAAACAAATAAACTGTCTAAAACATTTGCAAAAACATTTGCAGTAAAAGATGTATCTATCTCAGTAAGAGGAAATTCAGTCTATGGTTTATTAGGGCCCAATGGCGCTGGTAAATCAACTTTATTGAAAATGATTACAGGGATAATGAACCCTACTTCAGGTGAAATTTTATTTAAAAACCATCCTTGGAAACGTACAGATCTATTAGACATTGGCTCATTGATTGAATCGCCCCCGCTTTACGAAAATTTAACAGCATATGAGAATTTAAAAGTAAGGGCATTACTTTTGGGGATTAGGGAAGAGAAATGTGATGAAGTCTTGCAGAGCATGGATCTAATGGTCAGCAGGAACAAGAAGGTATGTAATTTTTCCATGGGAATGAAACAACGGCTGGGTATTGCATTGGCGCTGATAAATGACCCGGAACTGTTGATTTTGGATGAACCTGCAAATGGGTTAGATCCTTTTGGTATTGAAGAACTCAGGGAAATGATGCGGATATTTGCGGATTCGGGCACTTCAGTCATTGTATCAAGCCACATATTGAGCGAAGTACAGAAGTTTGCCGATGACATAGGGATTCTATATGAAGGGTCTCTTTTATATCAGGGAAAAAATGATACACATGAGAATCTGGAACAATTGTTTATGGATATTATAAGGGAGAAGGAGGTATACAATGCTGCAGACATACCTAAAAGCAGAATGTTTAAAATTTAG
- the tsaA gene encoding tRNA (N6-threonylcarbamoyladenosine(37)-N6)-methyltransferase TrmO, with translation MDSYYKIKPIAYIRTDFPEKFGIPRQSGLVSTLKAKIFFEPEFASPDTVKGLDGFSHIWLIWGFSETMGQKWNPTVRPPRLGGNLRVGVFATRSPFRPNSLGLSCVRLEAIETDRDHGLLLCVAGADLLDRTPIFDIKPYLPYVDSFPEAAEGFGGDVKEYALIVNCPEEYLNLIPQSQRTPLLEILAQDPRPSYHNDPNRIYGMKYAGMEVKFFVNKNVLSVCKIETL, from the coding sequence ATGGATTCTTATTATAAAATAAAACCCATTGCATATATACGAACTGACTTTCCTGAGAAGTTTGGAATTCCCCGCCAGAGTGGGTTGGTTAGCACCTTAAAAGCAAAAATATTCTTTGAACCTGAATTTGCTTCTCCTGACACAGTAAAAGGGTTAGATGGATTTTCCCATATCTGGCTGATCTGGGGATTTTCAGAAACAATGGGGCAAAAATGGAACCCCACTGTACGTCCTCCACGGCTAGGAGGGAATTTAAGGGTCGGCGTGTTTGCTACCCGTTCCCCTTTTCGGCCAAATAGCCTGGGACTCTCCTGCGTCAGGCTGGAGGCTATAGAAACGGACAGAGACCATGGCCTCCTTCTCTGTGTGGCCGGCGCCGATCTTCTGGATCGGACTCCAATTTTTGATATTAAACCTTATCTTCCTTATGTGGACAGCTTCCCAGAAGCAGCTGAAGGGTTTGGCGGCGATGTAAAAGAATATGCGCTTATAGTGAATTGTCCCGAAGAATATTTGAACCTGATACCTCAGTCCCAGAGAACGCCGCTCCTTGAAATCCTTGCACAGGATCCAAGGCCCTCGTATCATAATGACCCAAATAGGATTTATGGGATGAAATATGCAGGAATGGAAGTAAAATTCTTCGTAAATAAAAATGTCCTGTCAGTCTGCAAAATAGAAACCTTATAA
- a CDS encoding PadR family transcriptional regulator, translated as MATIDLVVLGMLKKEALSAYDIQKQVEYRNISRWVKVSTPSIYKKAIQLEEKGLIKGNAVREGKMPEKVVYSLTDKGEREFERLMYEIASQPIRIFLDFNAVIVNLDSLSLESQKACISEIKKNIAELKMYLEDNIQEKKSIPDISKTGMAVLEQQIILAKVIEEWIASLENQ; from the coding sequence ATGGCTACAATAGACTTAGTTGTACTGGGAATGTTAAAGAAAGAAGCTTTAAGTGCATATGATATCCAGAAGCAGGTTGAATACCGCAATATATCTAGATGGGTTAAGGTTAGTACGCCTTCAATTTACAAAAAGGCAATCCAATTGGAAGAAAAAGGCCTTATAAAAGGAAATGCTGTAAGAGAAGGGAAAATGCCTGAAAAAGTTGTATACTCTCTGACAGACAAAGGGGAGAGAGAATTTGAAAGGCTTATGTATGAAATTGCCAGCCAGCCTATCCGGATTTTTCTGGATTTTAATGCGGTAATTGTAAATTTGGACAGTTTGTCTCTGGAAAGTCAAAAGGCCTGCATCTCTGAGATAAAGAAAAATATAGCTGAATTAAAAATGTATTTGGAGGACAATATCCAGGAAAAGAAAAGTATCCCTGATATATCCAAAACAGGTATGGCAGTATTAGAACAGCAGATTATATTAGCTAAGGTTATTGAAGAATGGATCGCGTCTCTGGAGAATCAATAA
- a CDS encoding MATE family efflux transporter, with product MSNSIGQEFKVFTLLKFALPSMVMMVFMSLYTIVDGIFISRMLGSDALSASNIIYPAVNILIAVGIMLATGGSAVVAKKLGEGNKQEARQNFTLIVTAGVVFAAAALILGHIFLTPLVKMMGATERILEYCELYLGTLLYFAPACVLQMLFQTFFVTAGKPQIGLIVTILGGVTNGVLDYVLMGPAGMGITGAAIATGMGQMVPAVIGVLYFFLNRRDLYFVRPEFKIKILAESCMNGSSEMVTNLSTAIVTYLFNMIMLKLMGENGVAAITIVLYGQFLFNALYMGYSMGVAPVISFNYGSGNTKMLKRIYRICITFIGVSSTIVTATALVGAEFIVEIFTSRNTETFDIASRGFFLFSFNYIFAGMNIFASAMFTALSNGKVSAIISFLRTFGFLTVSILLFPYILGVDGVWLSVPLAECLTIFISLGYMWRKRKVYHYAGEDM from the coding sequence ATGAGTAATTCAATTGGACAAGAATTTAAGGTCTTTACTTTATTAAAGTTTGCATTGCCATCTATGGTTATGATGGTATTTATGTCTTTATACACAATTGTAGATGGCATATTTATATCACGTATGCTAGGAAGCGACGCTCTTTCCGCATCTAATATCATTTATCCAGCAGTGAATATTTTGATTGCGGTAGGAATTATGCTGGCTACAGGCGGGAGCGCAGTGGTGGCTAAAAAGCTGGGGGAGGGAAATAAACAGGAGGCAAGGCAGAACTTTACCTTAATTGTAACAGCGGGAGTCGTATTTGCAGCGGCGGCATTGATTTTGGGTCATATCTTTCTGACGCCGCTGGTTAAAATGATGGGGGCGACAGAGAGGATCCTGGAATACTGTGAACTGTATCTGGGAACATTGCTATATTTTGCCCCTGCATGTGTACTGCAGATGCTATTCCAAACTTTCTTTGTGACTGCTGGGAAACCCCAGATTGGCTTGATAGTGACGATTCTGGGAGGAGTGACAAATGGTGTTTTGGATTATGTACTGATGGGGCCTGCCGGAATGGGAATTACTGGGGCGGCAATAGCCACTGGTATGGGACAGATGGTACCGGCTGTAATTGGGGTTCTGTATTTTTTCCTGAACCGCCGGGATCTATATTTTGTCAGGCCGGAATTTAAAATTAAAATTCTAGCAGAGAGCTGTATGAATGGTTCCTCTGAGATGGTCACCAATTTGTCTACTGCTATTGTTACCTATTTATTTAATATGATCATGCTGAAGCTGATGGGGGAAAATGGTGTCGCTGCTATAACAATAGTCTTGTATGGGCAATTTTTGTTTAATGCTTTATATATGGGATATTCCATGGGAGTAGCGCCTGTTATTAGTTTTAATTATGGCAGCGGCAATACAAAAATGCTGAAAAGAATCTACAGAATCTGCATAACGTTTATTGGTGTATCCTCTACAATTGTGACAGCCACGGCACTTGTGGGGGCAGAGTTTATTGTGGAGATTTTTACCTCCAGAAATACAGAGACATTTGACATTGCATCAAGGGGATTTTTTTTATTTTCTTTTAATTATATATTCGCAGGTATGAATATATTTGCGTCAGCTATGTTTACGGCTCTCTCAAATGGGAAGGTTTCCGCAATCATATCATTTTTAAGAACTTTTGGGTTCCTGACAGTGAGTATTCTGCTCTTTCCCTATATATTGGGGGTGGATGGGGTATGGTTGTCCGTGCCCCTTGCAGAATGTCTTACAATTTTTATCTCTTTGGGGTATATGTGGCGAAAAAGGAAAGTATATCATTATGCAGGAGAAGATATGTAA
- a CDS encoding MerR family transcriptional regulator yields MNNSIYMSTGEFAKIAGVTKHTLFHYDDIGLFSPEIKLENGYRFYSIRQLEVFDVIWTLKELDMPLAEIKKYLAGRNPQAFVTFLEEEEKIIRDKIHHLKKNRQWLHDKRTLIKTAMNKSPEEIEISKVPEQYYIAASAPSLDDRVFAIHIGRLVHYCTELGIKSPYSIGYLQHYKNITQGIYDNYHTFYMLFDTPPKKADYKIKPAGTYLFAYHKGHFHFLSHAYQRLMEYARMHSLSLDKNFYEDDLLDELTVEGYDNYLTRIAVRILE; encoded by the coding sequence ATGAATAACAGCATATATATGTCCACCGGAGAATTCGCCAAAATTGCAGGGGTCACCAAGCATACACTGTTCCACTATGATGACATCGGCCTGTTTTCACCCGAAATAAAACTAGAGAATGGGTACCGTTTCTACTCAATCAGGCAATTAGAAGTATTTGATGTAATCTGGACATTAAAGGAACTTGACATGCCTCTGGCTGAAATCAAAAAGTATCTGGCTGGCAGGAACCCCCAGGCGTTTGTCACTTTTTTAGAGGAAGAAGAAAAAATTATCAGAGATAAAATACATCATTTGAAAAAAAACCGGCAGTGGCTGCATGATAAAAGAACTCTTATAAAAACTGCCATGAATAAGTCTCCTGAAGAGATTGAAATATCTAAAGTGCCAGAGCAATATTATATTGCAGCCTCCGCCCCCTCCTTAGACGACCGGGTATTTGCTATCCATATTGGCCGGCTTGTTCATTACTGTACAGAATTAGGCATAAAGAGTCCTTATAGTATTGGTTACCTTCAGCATTATAAAAATATAACTCAGGGTATTTATGATAACTATCACACCTTTTATATGCTTTTTGACACTCCGCCCAAGAAAGCGGATTATAAGATAAAGCCAGCCGGCACGTATCTGTTTGCATATCATAAGGGGCACTTCCATTTTCTAAGCCATGCTTACCAAAGACTTATGGAATATGCCCGGATGCACTCTCTGAGCCTTGATAAAAATTTCTATGAAGATGACCTGCTGGATGAACTGACAGTAGAGGGTTATGATAATTACCTGACTCGGATTGCTGTTCGGATACTAGAATAA
- a CDS encoding YitT family protein has protein sequence MSFTNLKNIFYVLLGNTIYALAVTMFILPNGMITGGTTGLALTFNHYLQIPISTFVFCFNFIMFLLGAAVLGKRFALTTLVSTFYYPFILGIFQEFSILGHLTDDRMLSTICGGIMIGFAIGLVIHAGASTGGMDIPPLVLNKKWGLSVSAMLYAFDCTILVLQITFSNAEQTIYGIILVLIYSVILDKFLMMGTSQTQVKIISEKYESINQAIQKHLDRGTTFLQAETGYLNVKQPIILTIISNRELVRLNKLVMDIDSRAFIIISHVNEVKGRGFSSQKLYK, from the coding sequence ATGTCATTTACAAATCTCAAGAATATCTTTTATGTACTGCTGGGCAATACCATATATGCATTGGCAGTTACAATGTTTATTCTGCCAAACGGAATGATTACCGGGGGCACCACAGGACTTGCCCTGACATTCAACCACTACCTACAGATCCCTATATCCACATTTGTCTTTTGTTTCAATTTTATTATGTTTCTCCTTGGGGCCGCTGTTCTGGGAAAACGTTTTGCTCTGACAACCCTGGTCAGCACATTCTATTATCCCTTTATTCTTGGAATTTTCCAGGAGTTTTCTATTCTAGGACATCTGACTGATGACAGGATGCTCTCCACAATCTGTGGGGGAATCATGATTGGTTTTGCAATTGGCCTTGTAATTCATGCAGGCGCCTCTACTGGCGGCATGGATATCCCTCCATTGGTATTAAATAAAAAATGGGGACTGTCTGTTTCTGCCATGCTCTATGCTTTCGATTGTACAATCCTTGTACTCCAGATCACATTTTCTAATGCAGAACAAACAATTTACGGAATTATCCTTGTACTGATTTACTCAGTAATACTTGACAAATTCCTTATGATGGGCACCTCCCAGACACAAGTAAAAATAATCAGTGAAAAATATGAATCTATTAACCAGGCAATTCAAAAACATCTGGACCGGGGGACTACATTTCTCCAGGCAGAGACAGGTTACTTGAACGTAAAACAACCCATTATCCTTACTATAATCTCAAACCGAGAGCTGGTACGGCTAAACAAGCTTGTAATGGATATAGATTCCCGCGCATTTATCATTATCAGCCATGTCAATGAAGTCAAAGGGCGGGGTTTCTCCTCACAAAAATTATACAAATAA
- a CDS encoding DUF1349 domain-containing protein has protein sequence MEFTEKNTFWVHRPEEFCFAHGTVSITTEPGTDYWQRTYYGFRNDNAPTLLVKTGEPYFSFTVKTQFDSSHRFDQCGVILYQDSENWIKASIEYENEEFQRLGSVVTNQGYSDWATTDIPSGCKAMYYRLSRRESDFLIENSYDGVLFKQMRIAHLFQGAGIINVGIYACSPEKSSFHALFSEMKFTECQWREHQ, from the coding sequence ATGGAATTTACAGAGAAAAATACGTTTTGGGTACATAGACCAGAGGAGTTTTGCTTTGCCCATGGGACAGTTAGTATTACCACAGAGCCGGGAACAGATTATTGGCAGAGGACATATTATGGGTTTCGAAACGATAATGCCCCTACCCTGCTTGTCAAAACAGGAGAACCATATTTCTCATTTACGGTAAAGACTCAGTTTGACAGCAGCCACCGTTTTGACCAATGTGGCGTTATCCTCTATCAGGACAGTGAGAATTGGATTAAAGCATCTATAGAATATGAAAATGAGGAGTTTCAAAGACTGGGGAGTGTGGTGACTAACCAAGGATACTCGGACTGGGCCACAACAGATATTCCGTCAGGCTGTAAGGCCATGTACTATAGGCTGAGCAGGAGGGAGAGTGATTTCCTTATAGAAAACTCTTATGATGGGGTTTTGTTTAAACAGATGAGGATCGCCCATCTTTTTCAGGGCGCAGGCATCATAAATGTAGGTATTTATGCCTGCAGTCCCGAAAAATCATCCTTTCACGCATTGTTTTCAGAAATGAAGTTTACAGAATGCCAATGGAGGGAGCATCAATAA
- the radA gene encoding DNA repair protein RadA: protein MAKGKKSVFFCQNCGHEESKWLGQCPACKEWNSFVEEKISTAKSITAKSSRDVEVVTLSEVNADDHARILTGIGELDRVLGGGIVPGSLVLVGGDPGIGKSTLLLQVCQSLSRDRRLLYISGEESLAQIKLRANRMGEFKENLKLLCETNLEMIRTVIENQKPELVIIDSIQTMYSEDVASAPGSVSQVRESTNIFMQLAKGLGISIFIVGHVTKEGTVAGPRVLEHMVDTVLYFEGDRHASYRILRGVKNRFGSTNEIGVFEMRQSGLAEVENPSEYMLSGKPENASGSVVACSLEGTRPILIEIQALVCQSNFGMPRRTAAGTDYNRVNLLMAVLEKRIGLPFSNYDAYVNIAGGIKMNEPAIDLGIVLALVSSYKNRPIDEKLLVFGEVGLSGEVRAVSMPEQRAAEARKLGFETCVVPAVSKDMVKDIKGIKVIGVKTINDAMNLI from the coding sequence ATGGCTAAGGGTAAGAAAAGTGTATTCTTCTGCCAGAATTGTGGGCATGAAGAGTCAAAATGGCTGGGGCAGTGCCCGGCCTGTAAGGAATGGAATAGTTTTGTGGAGGAGAAGATAAGCACTGCGAAAAGCATTACGGCCAAAAGTAGCCGGGATGTAGAGGTGGTGACTTTGTCGGAGGTGAATGCAGATGACCATGCCAGGATTCTGACTGGGATCGGTGAGCTTGACAGGGTACTGGGCGGAGGGATTGTCCCGGGTTCTCTGGTTCTGGTAGGGGGAGATCCGGGAATTGGGAAATCTACACTTTTGCTGCAGGTCTGCCAAAGCCTTTCCAGGGACAGGAGGCTTTTATATATCTCTGGTGAGGAATCACTGGCCCAAATTAAATTGAGGGCAAACAGAATGGGAGAATTCAAAGAAAACCTAAAGCTGTTGTGTGAGACTAATCTGGAGATGATACGTACAGTGATTGAAAACCAGAAGCCAGAACTTGTAATTATTGATTCTATACAGACTATGTACAGTGAAGATGTGGCCTCGGCGCCAGGAAGCGTTTCCCAGGTAAGGGAATCTACAAATATTTTTATGCAGCTGGCTAAAGGCCTGGGGATTTCTATTTTTATTGTGGGACATGTAACTAAAGAAGGAACAGTGGCCGGACCTCGTGTGCTAGAGCATATGGTAGATACTGTGCTTTATTTTGAGGGGGATAGGCATGCCTCGTACAGGATTTTAAGAGGGGTGAAAAATAGATTTGGCTCCACAAATGAGATTGGTGTATTTGAAATGAGGCAGTCCGGACTTGCCGAGGTAGAAAATCCATCAGAATATATGCTGAGTGGAAAACCCGAGAATGCCTCTGGGTCTGTCGTGGCCTGTTCTTTAGAAGGCACCAGGCCCATCCTCATAGAAATCCAGGCCCTTGTGTGCCAGAGTAATTTCGGGATGCCCAGGCGGACAGCAGCGGGTACAGACTATAACAGGGTGAACCTGCTGATGGCGGTTTTGGAAAAACGCATAGGACTGCCATTTTCTAACTATGACGCTTACGTCAATATTGCCGGTGGAATTAAAATGAATGAACCTGCCATAGATCTTGGGATAGTATTGGCATTAGTATCTAGTTATAAGAACAGGCCCATTGATGAGAAACTGCTTGTTTTTGGGGAAGTAGGGTTAAGCGGAGAGGTGAGGGCAGTCAGTATGCCTGAGCAAAGAGCTGCCGAAGCCAGAAAATTAGGATTTGAAACCTGTGTGGTTCCGGCAGTATCGAAAGACATGGTAAAGGATATAAAAGGGATTAAAGTCATAGGGGTCAAGACTATAAATGATGCAATGAATCTTATATAA